From a single Deltaproteobacteria bacterium genomic region:
- a CDS encoding sigma-54 dependent transcriptional regulator — protein sequence MQKILVIDDERGIRESLTLILQMEGYGVDSAEDARAAIDLIASGKLYDFIICDIKLPGMSGIEFLQQPECRDIDSIVIMISAYGSIESSIEAIKRGAADYINKPINSEELILRMHMARERHRLRAANSYLRKELGTENTFTDIVHSSRAIDEVIELSSKASRFKTTVLITGESGTGKELVAKAIHNQSDRKDANFVAVNCAAIPEPLMESELFGYAKGAFTGANSSKRGLIEEAHGGTLFLDEIGEFPQVLQPKLLRVLQEEEIRRLGDNKLINIDVRVITATSRDLRQDVTSGRFRDDLFYRLNVFPIFIPPLRERKEDIPLLVGHFIDKYRRQINPRIRHVSPEAMAELTRYEWPGNVRELENIIERAMILSDSDIIQKVEPAGSRPPNSTELQGLLNNFSFDEAKQMVENAFIDRALSETGGNRTRAAKTLGISRRSLLYKLKQKEES from the coding sequence ATGCAGAAAATTTTGGTAATTGACGACGAGAGAGGAATAAGGGAATCGCTTACGCTCATACTTCAGATGGAGGGGTATGGAGTTGACAGCGCAGAGGACGCGAGGGCGGCCATCGACCTTATCGCTTCGGGAAAACTGTACGACTTTATAATCTGCGATATAAAACTTCCCGGAATGAGCGGAATAGAATTCCTGCAACAGCCGGAGTGCCGGGATATCGACTCAATCGTCATTATGATCTCGGCTTACGGATCAATAGAAAGCTCCATCGAGGCCATAAAGAGGGGAGCCGCGGATTATATAAACAAACCGATTAACTCCGAAGAACTGATTCTGAGGATGCACATGGCCCGGGAGAGACACCGGCTGAGGGCGGCAAACAGCTATCTGAGAAAAGAGCTCGGAACAGAAAATACTTTCACGGACATCGTACACTCAAGCAGGGCAATTGACGAAGTGATCGAGCTTTCGAGCAAGGCGTCCCGTTTCAAAACAACGGTTTTGATTACAGGCGAAAGCGGGACCGGGAAGGAGCTGGTCGCAAAGGCGATTCATAACCAAAGCGACAGAAAGGATGCTAATTTTGTCGCCGTAAATTGCGCGGCCATACCGGAACCCCTTATGGAAAGCGAGCTTTTCGGGTACGCCAAAGGGGCCTTTACAGGGGCGAACAGCTCGAAGAGGGGTTTAATCGAGGAAGCGCACGGGGGGACGTTGTTCCTCGATGAGATAGGCGAGTTCCCACAGGTCCTCCAGCCGAAGCTCTTGAGAGTGCTTCAGGAAGAGGAAATCAGAAGGCTCGGAGATAACAAATTAATAAATATAGACGTGAGGGTTATAACCGCAACTTCACGCGATCTGAGGCAGGACGTCACAAGCGGAAGATTCAGAGACGACCTCTTCTACAGGCTAAACGTATTTCCAATCTTTATACCGCCTTTGAGGGAGAGGAAAGAGGACATTCCACTTCTGGTAGGACATTTCATAGACAAATACAGGCGCCAGATAAATCCCCGTATCAGGCATGTATCACCCGAGGCCATGGCGGAGCTCACCCGTTACGAGTGGCCGGGAAACGTGAGGGAACTGGAGAACATAATTGAAAGGGCTATGATACTCTCGGATTCGGATATAATACAAAAGGTCGAACCGGCCGGAAGCAGACCCCCAAACAGCACAGAGCTTCAGGGATTGCTGAATAATTTCTCATTCGACGAGGCAAAGCAAATGGTCGAAAACGCCTTTATAGACAGAGCGCTTTCCGAGACCGGCGGCAACCGCACGAGGGCCGCTAAAACCCTCGGTATCAGCAGACGCTCGCTCCTGTACAAGCTAAAGCAGAAGGAAGAATCGTGA
- a CDS encoding ATP-binding protein: MRQTGLRAEVLVNILFITAVAMFLIGIIAFKVTERFALQGKIDSVKSIVTALENSYLEKNDIDGGIGFLKKVLDPGAWGAVAIGDERLSFSTSEAAGKESRSDPLILEAGRAGHAVFDIEGVNIPPFSSYRGIKIAAPIRVSGKKDGALLIYQPLSSLGESIVLGQRLIALWIILFLIIIALFGFYILSRRIIRPVHELIRTAESIGAGKFPESADVGRVREINQLHSALRNMYDEIESGKKELRNKIKELEEANAELRSTQRELIEAEKLASLGQLSAGVAHEIGNPLSAINGYVDVMKRSSRTDEDKKTDFLNEIKREVDRVDRIIRTLLDYSRPKKLAPQTLSVNQVIRDTVDILNSQGVLKRISVRFQLEEDIPLIEADPNQLSQVIINLILNSRDAIADSGEITISTQSRPDSTVLINITDNGAGIAEEIRSKIFDPFFTTKEPGHGTGLGLSVSARIVETYGGKISVDSKEGQGSAFKIIFPRAKDYKNAENFGN, encoded by the coding sequence ATGCGACAGACAGGCTTAAGAGCAGAAGTACTTGTAAATATTCTTTTTATTACGGCGGTCGCCATGTTTCTTATCGGCATAATCGCATTTAAAGTGACTGAAAGATTCGCGCTTCAGGGAAAGATAGACAGCGTCAAGTCAATTGTCACGGCGCTAGAGAATTCCTACCTCGAGAAAAATGACATAGACGGAGGAATAGGATTTCTGAAAAAGGTGCTGGATCCCGGAGCCTGGGGCGCCGTTGCAATCGGAGATGAGAGATTATCCTTCAGCACATCAGAAGCCGCCGGTAAAGAGAGCAGGAGCGACCCGCTTATTCTTGAGGCCGGGAGAGCGGGTCACGCGGTTTTCGATATAGAGGGCGTTAACATACCTCCATTCTCCAGTTACCGGGGAATTAAAATCGCGGCACCCATCCGAGTATCCGGAAAAAAGGACGGCGCCCTGCTCATATACCAGCCTCTTTCCTCACTCGGGGAGAGTATAGTTCTGGGGCAGAGGCTCATTGCTCTGTGGATAATACTGTTCCTGATTATTATAGCGCTCTTCGGTTTTTACATACTTTCGAGAAGGATTATCAGGCCGGTTCATGAACTCATCAGAACCGCCGAGTCGATCGGGGCCGGAAAGTTCCCCGAGAGCGCCGACGTCGGCAGAGTGAGGGAAATAAATCAGCTCCATTCCGCGCTCAGGAATATGTACGACGAAATAGAGAGCGGGAAAAAAGAGCTCAGGAATAAGATCAAGGAGCTTGAAGAAGCGAACGCGGAGCTGAGATCAACCCAGAGAGAGCTTATCGAAGCGGAAAAACTCGCTTCGCTGGGACAGCTGTCCGCCGGCGTTGCGCATGAAATCGGAAACCCCCTGTCGGCCATAAACGGATATGTGGACGTGATGAAAAGGTCGTCACGAACAGACGAGGACAAAAAAACCGATTTTCTGAACGAGATCAAGAGGGAAGTGGACAGGGTGGACAGGATCATAAGAACACTGCTCGACTACTCGCGTCCCAAGAAACTGGCGCCTCAAACGCTAAGCGTAAACCAGGTAATAAGGGACACAGTCGATATATTGAACAGCCAGGGAGTTTTGAAAAGGATTTCAGTCAGGTTTCAGCTTGAAGAGGATATCCCTCTCATCGAAGCCGACCCCAATCAGCTGTCTCAGGTGATAATAAATCTAATTCTGAACTCCAGGGACGCTATAGCCGATTCGGGAGAAATAACGATTTCCACACAAAGCCGCCCGGACTCGACTGTGCTTATCAATATAACGGACAACGGAGCGGGAATAGCGGAGGAGATCAGGAGCAAAATATTCGATCCGTTTTTTACAACCAAGGAGCCGGGACACGGGACGGGTCTCGGTCTGTCGGTTTCAGCGAGAATAGTCGAGACATACGGCGGCAAAATCAGTGTAGACAGTAAAGAAGGGCAAGGTTCCGCCTTTAAAATTATTTTTCCCAGGGCAAAGGATTATAAAAATGCAGAAAATTTTGGTAATTGA
- a CDS encoding prepilin peptidase: MNQTVLYIFSFILGAVTGSFLNVCIYRLPREESIAYPPSHCTSCGERIKFYHNIPILSYLFLGGKCSCCESRISIRYPIVEILSGLLFPAVLWKFGISIETLFYLIFIFALIVIAFIDLKHMIIPNVITIPGIIAGLIFNGLITDWRRSRQLMEIIEFNLGDFFGILNEVPFLDSVFGVILGGGLLYIIALLYLALRKREGMGMGDVKLLAMIGAFLGVEGVIFVMLVSSIIGTVSGLTVIAFKKGDLRYALPFGPFLSLAAVIFVFTGGFSLRI, from the coding sequence GTGAACCAAACTGTCCTCTACATCTTTTCGTTTATACTGGGTGCGGTAACAGGAAGTTTTCTCAATGTCTGCATTTACAGACTGCCGCGCGAGGAATCCATAGCGTACCCCCCGTCTCACTGCACATCCTGCGGTGAAAGGATCAAATTTTATCATAACATTCCCATACTGAGCTATTTATTTCTAGGCGGGAAATGCTCCTGCTGCGAATCCCGCATATCCATCCGGTATCCGATCGTAGAGATTCTCTCGGGACTGCTTTTTCCTGCCGTATTATGGAAATTCGGAATCTCCATCGAAACCCTCTTCTATCTGATTTTCATATTCGCACTTATCGTGATCGCCTTCATAGACCTTAAACACATGATTATACCGAACGTTATCACCATTCCGGGGATCATAGCTGGCCTCATTTTTAACGGTCTCATAACGGACTGGCGGAGGAGCCGGCAGCTCATGGAAATTATCGAGTTTAACCTCGGAGACTTCTTCGGAATACTGAACGAAGTGCCGTTTCTGGACTCGGTATTCGGTGTAATTCTGGGAGGGGGCCTCCTCTACATTATAGCCCTCCTCTATCTCGCTCTGAGAAAAAGGGAAGGAATGGGAATGGGCGATGTTAAGCTTCTTGCGATGATCGGCGCATTTTTAGGCGTGGAAGGCGTAATATTCGTAATGCTGGTGAGCTCGATTATAGGGACCGTTTCCGGACTGACCGTTATAGCCTTTAAGAAAGGGGACCTGAGATACGCCCTGCCCTTCGGCCCCTTTTTGTCCCTGGCCGCCGTAATTTTTGTCTTCACGGGCGGCTTCAGTCTGAGGATTTAG
- a CDS encoding CDC48 family AAA ATPase: MIALKICELAKKDSGKGFARLNPEDMREIGVGSWDLVQVGGKRKTVVRVMPLEKSLSEKSIIQMDGITRENARVDIDEHIFVKKIDNKSATKVVLAPRNNDVLYNGNENKYLLDRLDGFPITIGDKIRIKLPGSRLEDFNVIGVIPSNSVIIRASTKLDIRKRPKGKFDSSRVSYDDIGGLRDQINKVKEIVELPLRYPQLFDKLGINPPRGILLVGPPGSGKTLLAKAVAHETNANFQVINGPEIMHKFYGESEARLRDIFEIATRNQPSIIFLDELDAIAPKREKVSGDVEKRIVAQLLSLMDGLRHRGNIVVIGATNLPSALDPALRRPGRFDREVSLDVPDRNGRLQILEVHSRGMPLSEDIDLERLADLTHGFVGADIENLCREAAMKSLRKSLPDYEDEEEEIFENNGNLAPIKVEMNDFMEALKEVEPSAIREIFVEISKVTWDDIGGLKEIKDKLIEAVIWPFIHKDLFEITDTKAPTGILLCGPPGTGKTLLAKALANQSGANFISVKGAELLSKYVGESEHAVREVFKKAKQVAPCIVFFDEIDALAPHRRETDGTRVSERVVSQLLTEMDGVEDLREVLVLAATNRIDIVDHALLRSGRFDLILNIPYPDEEERHEILKIHTRGKPMGRDARLRGVASETDGLSGADIELLCQRASIIAIREHLSNRKKKLKITERHFSEALKEIKSKIIANVELKNERAE; the protein is encoded by the coding sequence ATGATAGCTCTTAAGATATGCGAACTGGCAAAAAAGGACTCGGGCAAAGGCTTTGCTAGGCTTAATCCGGAAGACATGCGCGAGATAGGCGTGGGTTCCTGGGATTTGGTGCAAGTAGGCGGAAAGAGAAAAACGGTCGTGCGGGTTATGCCGCTTGAGAAATCACTCTCCGAGAAGTCCATAATACAGATGGACGGAATTACAAGAGAAAACGCCCGGGTTGATATAGACGAGCATATATTCGTTAAAAAGATAGACAACAAATCAGCCACGAAGGTGGTGCTGGCGCCCAGGAACAACGACGTTCTTTACAACGGAAACGAAAATAAATACCTGCTTGACAGGCTGGACGGATTTCCCATAACAATAGGCGATAAAATCAGGATCAAGCTCCCGGGCTCGAGGCTCGAAGATTTCAATGTCATTGGAGTAATCCCCTCAAACTCGGTTATTATCCGGGCTTCAACAAAGCTCGATATAAGAAAGAGGCCCAAGGGAAAGTTCGACAGCTCGAGGGTAAGCTACGACGATATAGGCGGCTTGAGGGACCAGATAAACAAGGTAAAGGAAATTGTTGAATTGCCGCTCAGATACCCTCAGCTGTTCGACAAGCTCGGAATTAACCCTCCGAGAGGTATACTCCTCGTGGGACCGCCAGGCAGCGGTAAAACCCTTCTGGCTAAAGCCGTAGCTCATGAAACGAATGCGAATTTTCAGGTGATAAACGGCCCCGAGATAATGCACAAATTTTACGGTGAAAGCGAAGCCAGGCTAAGGGACATTTTTGAGATTGCGACCAGAAACCAGCCTTCTATAATTTTCCTCGATGAGCTCGACGCTATCGCGCCAAAACGGGAGAAGGTCTCGGGCGATGTCGAAAAGAGGATAGTAGCCCAGCTGCTCTCGCTAATGGACGGCCTGAGGCACAGGGGGAACATAGTCGTAATAGGAGCCACAAATCTCCCCTCCGCGCTCGACCCCGCGCTCAGAAGGCCGGGGAGGTTCGACAGGGAAGTAAGCCTGGACGTGCCCGACCGTAACGGACGTTTACAGATACTCGAGGTCCATAGCAGGGGGATGCCTCTTTCAGAGGACATCGACCTCGAACGGCTCGCGGATTTGACCCACGGGTTCGTGGGGGCGGACATAGAGAACCTCTGCCGTGAAGCCGCCATGAAATCACTCCGAAAATCCCTTCCCGATTACGAGGACGAAGAAGAGGAGATATTTGAAAACAACGGGAACCTCGCACCGATCAAGGTGGAGATGAACGACTTCATGGAAGCGCTCAAGGAAGTCGAGCCCTCGGCCATAAGGGAGATATTCGTCGAGATCTCCAAGGTTACCTGGGATGATATCGGGGGGCTGAAGGAAATAAAGGACAAGCTCATTGAGGCCGTAATATGGCCGTTTATTCACAAGGACCTTTTTGAGATAACGGATACGAAGGCGCCTACGGGGATACTTCTTTGCGGCCCGCCGGGCACGGGGAAAACACTTCTGGCCAAGGCGCTCGCAAACCAGAGCGGAGCGAACTTTATCTCCGTCAAGGGAGCCGAACTGCTTTCAAAATATGTCGGTGAATCCGAGCACGCGGTCAGGGAGGTGTTCAAGAAAGCGAAACAGGTCGCCCCCTGCATAGTATTCTTCGATGAAATAGACGCCCTTGCCCCTCACCGCAGAGAGACCGACGGGACCCGTGTTTCGGAGAGGGTAGTAAGCCAGCTGCTGACGGAGATGGACGGAGTGGAGGACCTGAGGGAGGTGCTCGTGCTGGCGGCTACGAACAGGATAGACATAGTTGACCATGCGCTTCTGCGCTCGGGCAGGTTCGACCTTATACTCAACATTCCCTATCCGGACGAGGAAGAACGCCACGAGATACTCAAGATTCATACGCGCGGAAAACCGATGGGAAGAGACGCAAGGCTGAGGGGGGTCGCCTCCGAAACAGACGGGCTTTCGGGAGCCGACATAGAACTCCTCTGTCAGAGGGCCTCTATAATAGCGATAAGGGAACACCTGAGCAACAGGAAGAAAAAATTAAAGATAACCGAACGGCACTTTTCCGAGGCGCTTAAAGAAATAAAAAGCAAAATCATAGCGAACGTAGAACTTAAAAACGAGCGCGCGGAATAG
- the recF gene encoding DNA replication/repair protein RecF: protein MKLRSLTLMNYRSYTAQNFIFHDRMNLVYGDNAQGKTNLLEAIHFLLMFKPFKQVRHEEIINFGAELCRIKGEIESGSGLDEVHILLSGERKTVKLNGKIIYRTSRILGRYNVVSFLPSDLELIKGGPQGRRRYLDGLVCTLEPVHLKDLKLYHRLLMQRNAILAKTSGLTPQKLEIWDEKLAETGARVVSRRINYIKKIAPHLKRIYASTSGQESDVGFHYAGSFGAESDPEREFREQLRSRFERDRKRGHTTAGPHRDILGFSIGGRDASLYASQGEAKNLALALKASEIELTRDSLGKTPILLLDDVTSELDEGRRKFLFRLLQDFTGQIFITGTSLNEILGGGEARVFHIEGGKARHKQITG from the coding sequence GTGAAACTTAGATCCCTGACACTTATGAACTACAGGTCGTATACGGCCCAGAACTTTATCTTTCATGACAGAATGAATCTCGTTTACGGTGATAACGCTCAGGGCAAGACCAACCTGCTCGAAGCGATTCACTTTCTTTTGATGTTCAAGCCCTTCAAACAGGTGAGACACGAGGAAATAATCAACTTCGGCGCGGAGCTCTGCAGGATCAAGGGTGAAATCGAATCCGGCTCCGGTCTTGACGAGGTCCATATACTGCTGAGCGGCGAGCGGAAAACGGTAAAGCTGAACGGAAAAATCATTTACAGGACTTCCAGGATACTGGGCAGATACAATGTGGTTTCGTTCCTTCCGTCCGACCTCGAGCTCATAAAAGGAGGGCCGCAGGGGAGAAGAAGATACCTCGACGGCCTCGTCTGCACGCTCGAGCCCGTACACTTGAAGGACCTAAAGCTGTATCACAGATTACTTATGCAAAGAAATGCTATACTGGCGAAGACTTCCGGCCTCACTCCGCAGAAGCTCGAGATATGGGACGAGAAGCTGGCCGAGACGGGCGCGCGGGTTGTATCGAGGAGAATTAATTACATAAAGAAAATCGCCCCTCATTTGAAACGCATATATGCGTCTACTTCCGGTCAGGAATCGGATGTAGGTTTCCACTATGCGGGTTCTTTCGGCGCAGAGAGCGATCCGGAGCGGGAGTTCAGGGAGCAGCTCAGGTCGAGATTTGAAAGGGACAGAAAGCGCGGCCATACAACGGCAGGGCCTCACAGGGATATCCTTGGTTTCAGCATCGGCGGCAGGGACGCGTCTCTCTACGCGTCCCAGGGCGAGGCTAAAAATCTGGCCCTTGCGCTAAAGGCGTCCGAGATCGAGCTCACCAGGGATTCCCTGGGAAAGACACCGATTTTGCTTCTGGACGACGTGACCAGCGAGCTTGACGAAGGGCGGAGAAAGTTCCTGTTCAGGCTCCTTCAGGATTTCACCGGTCAGATTTTCATCACCGGCACAAGCCTGAATGAAATTCTTGGCGGTGGCGAGGCGCGGGTATTCCATATTGAAGGGGGAAAAGCCCGCCACAAACAAATTACCGGATAG
- a CDS encoding PaaI family thioesterase has translation MSEKAFQDYWEKNKCWGCGSSNEHGLHLKSYWSGDESVSGFIPSRHHKAGPDHYLNGGIIATVIDCHSICTAIADAYREEKRELNSEPFIWYVTASMKIDYHKPAPINEAVTLKGKIVNREGRKTVVACDLYSGELLCARAEVLAVRVSPEKWFD, from the coding sequence TTGAGCGAAAAGGCGTTTCAGGATTATTGGGAGAAAAACAAATGCTGGGGGTGCGGAAGCTCAAACGAGCACGGACTTCATCTGAAGAGCTACTGGTCCGGGGACGAGTCGGTTTCCGGTTTTATACCGTCACGGCATCATAAGGCCGGTCCCGATCACTATCTGAACGGCGGAATAATAGCCACTGTTATAGATTGTCACTCCATATGCACGGCAATTGCAGACGCCTACCGGGAGGAGAAGAGAGAATTGAACAGCGAGCCGTTTATATGGTACGTCACGGCATCCATGAAAATCGACTATCACAAGCCGGCCCCGATAAACGAGGCTGTTACTCTGAAGGGCAAAATAGTAAACAGGGAGGGCAGGAAGACAGTCGTAGCCTGCGATCTCTATTCCGGAGAGCTCCTGTGCGCCCGGGCGGAGGTACTGGCGGTCCGGGTCTCGCCTGAGAAATGGTTCGATTGA
- a CDS encoding protein-disulfide reductase DsbD family protein codes for MKDSCIVLFFIIAFSVLISPRLYAGDIPSPVEAKLISDASAIKPGSSFRMGVLLDIDPRWHVYWKNSGDSGLPTRVKFSLPEGFQAGELMWPLPTVFRAEGGIVDYGYEDSLLLFAYVSAPLEISPDSEVKLAGEVSWVSCREICIPGRAELELLLPVSQDVKEVNSELFKEWKAKLPINEFDEDIPFNIEVNTAKKENNLTAVNILLDADTAVTDIELYPVPGNTLVVDNIKITPQALDEKTTITFDVKQLPGRESSQTELDTLIVFTDGSGKRSGVSLPVLLENTN; via the coding sequence ATGAAAGATTCGTGCATTGTTTTGTTTTTTATTATCGCGTTCTCGGTTTTAATCTCTCCGCGGCTTTATGCCGGGGATATTCCTTCGCCGGTTGAAGCGAAGTTAATTTCCGATGCTTCCGCTATTAAGCCCGGTTCGTCATTTAGAATGGGTGTTTTACTCGACATCGATCCCCGATGGCACGTGTACTGGAAAAATTCAGGGGATTCGGGGCTGCCCACCAGGGTTAAATTCTCGCTACCGGAGGGGTTTCAGGCAGGCGAGTTAATGTGGCCGCTTCCGACCGTTTTCAGGGCGGAGGGCGGTATTGTCGACTACGGATACGAGGACTCCCTTCTCCTGTTCGCTTATGTAAGCGCCCCCCTTGAGATTTCACCTGACTCGGAGGTGAAACTGGCGGGTGAGGTGTCGTGGGTGAGCTGCAGGGAGATATGCATACCCGGCAGGGCCGAGCTTGAGCTTCTGCTACCCGTGTCACAGGATGTAAAAGAGGTGAATTCTGAATTGTTTAAAGAGTGGAAGGCAAAGTTACCCATCAATGAATTTGACGAAGATATACCTTTTAATATTGAGGTAAACACAGCTAAAAAGGAAAATAATTTAACCGCGGTGAATATTTTGCTGGATGCCGATACCGCGGTGACTGATATTGAGCTCTATCCCGTTCCGGGAAATACGCTCGTTGTCGACAATATCAAGATAACTCCACAGGCGCTTGATGAAAAAACCACGATAACCTTCGACGTTAAACAGTTGCCGGGGCGCGAGTCGTCTCAGACGGAGCTGGATACGCTCATAGTATTTACGGACGGCAGCGGTAAAAGATCGGGGGTGTCGCTCCCGGTGCTGCTGGAAAACACGAACTAG
- a CDS encoding DoxX family protein, whose amino-acid sequence MSYLNDLGLFVLRVSISATMILAHGLSKLLNPAPFIEGLAVKGYPVPAVLGYAAISAETLFPLLIILGLFTRVSALIAAGNMLVAGLVHHVVLGGDPFNVWERALLYMIVFLTILITGPGGWSVGRLFGGRP is encoded by the coding sequence TTGAGCTACCTGAACGACTTGGGGCTATTCGTACTGCGCGTCTCGATAAGCGCGACTATGATACTGGCGCACGGCCTGTCGAAGCTCCTGAACCCTGCCCCGTTTATCGAAGGACTTGCGGTAAAGGGTTATCCTGTTCCCGCTGTGCTTGGATACGCGGCAATATCGGCGGAGACTCTCTTTCCTCTGCTCATAATACTGGGCTTATTCACCCGTGTGTCCGCTCTTATTGCGGCCGGAAATATGCTCGTAGCCGGTCTCGTTCACCATGTGGTGCTGGGCGGCGATCCTTTCAACGTATGGGAAAGAGCCCTTCTGTATATGATTGTCTTCCTTACTATCCTGATCACGGGTCCGGGCGGCTGGTCGGTCGGAAGATTATTCGGCGGCAGGCCGTAA